The genomic interval AATATTGGTATCTTTTAATATTTCCTCTGATATAACTTTCCCCACTCCATAAATATATGTGAGTCCTATAACAATTCTTTTTTCAAGTGGTATATCAACACCTGCTATTCTAGGCATATTTCTCTCCTTCTACCCTTGCTTTTGTTTACATCTCTTATTTACGCAGATTACTCTAACTACCCCTTTACGC from Thermodesulfobacteriota bacterium carries:
- the rpmJ gene encoding 50S ribosomal protein L36, translating into MKVRASVKKICDKCRIIKRKGVVRVICVNKRCKQKQG